A genomic stretch from Bos indicus x Bos taurus breed Angus x Brahman F1 hybrid unplaced genomic scaffold, Bos_hybrid_MaternalHap_v2.0 tig00001462_arrow_arrow_obj, whole genome shotgun sequence includes:
- the LOC113888739 gene encoding LOW QUALITY PROTEIN: heterogeneous nuclear ribonucleoprotein F-like (The sequence of the model RefSeq protein was modified relative to this genomic sequence to represent the inferred CDS: inserted 2 bases in 1 codon), translating into MMLGPEGGEGFVVKLRGLPWSCSVEDVQNFLSDCTIHDGVAGVHFIYTREGRQSGEAFVELESEDDVKLALKKDRESMGHRYIEVFKSHRTEMDWVLKHSGPNSADTANDGFVRLRGLPFGCTKEEIIQFFSGLEIVPNGITLPVDPEGKITGEAFVQFASQELAEKALGKHKERIGHRYIEVFKSSQEEVRSYSDPPLKFMSVQRPGPYDRPGTARRYIGIVKQAGLERMRSGAYSAGYGGYEEYSGLSDGYGFTTDLFGRDLSYCLSGMYDHRYGDGEFTVQSTTGHCVHMRGLPYKATENDIYNFFSPLNPVRVHIEIGPDGRVTGEADVEFATHEEAVAAMSKDRANMQHRYIELFLNSTTGASNGAYSSQMMQGMGXVSTQSTYSGLESQSVSGCYGAGYGGQNSMGGYD; encoded by the exons ATGATGTTGGGCCCTGAGGGAGGTGAAGGCTTTGTGGTCAAGCTCCGTGGCCTGCCCTGGTCCTGCTCTGTTGAGGATGTGCAGAATTTCCTCTCCGACTGCACGATCCATGACGGGGTCGCAGGTGTTCACTTTATCTACACTAGAGAAGGCAGGCAGAGTGGTGAGGCTTTTGTCGAACTTGAATCAGAAGATGACGTAAAATTGGCCCTTAAAAAAGACAGGGAAAGCATGGGACATCGGTACATTGAAGTGTTCAAGTCCCACAGAACCGAGATGGATTGGGTGTTGAAGCACAGTGGTCCAAACAGTGCTGACACTGCCAATGATGGTTTCGTGCGACTTCGAGGACTCCCGTTTGGATGCACCAAGGAAGAGATCATTCAGTTTTTCTCAGGGTTGGAAATCGTGCCAAACGGGATCACATTGCCTGTGGACCCCGAGGGCAAGATTACAGGGGAAGCCTTTGTGCAGTTTGCCTCACAGGAGTTAGCAGAGAAGGCTCTAGGGAAGCACAAGGAGAGAATAGGGCACAGGTATATTGAGGTGTTCAAGAGCAGTCAGGAAGAAGTTAGGTCATACTCGGATCCCCCACTGAAGTTCATGTCAGTGCAGCGGCCAGGGCCCTATGACCGCCCTGGCACAGCCAGGAGGTATATTGGCATCGTCAAGCAGGCAGGTCTGGAGAGGATGAGGTCTGGTGCCTACAGTGCAGGCTATGGGGGGTATGAGGAGTACAGCGGCCTCAGTGATGGCTACGGCTTCACCACCGACCTGTTTGGGAGAGACCTCAGTTACTGTCTCTCTGGAATGTACGACCACAGGTATGGAGATGGTGAGTTCACTGTCCAGAGCACCACTGGACACTGCGTCCACATGAGAGGTCTGCCCTACAAAGCCACAGAGAACGACATTTACAACTTCTTCTCCCCGCTCAACCCTGTGAGAGTCCACATTGAGATCGGCCCTGATGGAAGAGTGACCGGCGAAGCTGATGTTGAGTTTGCCACTCATGAAGAAGCCGTGGCGGCCATGTCCAAAGACAGGGCCAATATGCAACATCGATACATAGAACTTTTCTTAAATTCCACAACAGGGGCCAGCAACGGGGCATATAGCAGCCAGATGATGCAAGGCATGGG GGTGTCAACCCAGTCCACTTACAGTGGCCTTGAGAGCCAGTCTGTGAGCGGCTGTTACGGGGCTGGCTATGGTGGCCAGAACAGCATGGGTGGATATGACTAG